The following coding sequences are from one Leishmania major strain Friedlin complete genome, chromosome 36 window:
- a CDS encoding putative centrin, producing the protein MLNTAFSTADGRRLPRDLTDQQKRDIEEAFRVLDVKGVSTITPNDLKVALRALGYEPDKDAVRKLVAEMDRGGVSSNLVLSEFEDVMRQRFFAEDKDDEVDLAFPLFTEGKSEFISLDDLKRVAAEVGEDIPEDVLQEIIRECDVLDRDGRISREEFNKMLKSDK; encoded by the coding sequence ATGTTAAAcaccgccttctccaccgcTGACGGCCGGCGACTGCCGCGCGACTTGACGGACCAGCAGAAGCGGGACATTGAGGAGGCGTTCCGCGTGCTCGACGTGAAAGGCGTGAGCACCATCACACCAAACGATCTAAAAGTGGCACTGCGCGCGCTCGGGTACGAACCGGACAAGGATGCGGTGCGAAAGCTTGTGGCGGAGATGgatcgcggcggcgtctccaGCAACCTCGTTCTCAGCGAATTTGAGGACGTCATGCGCCAGCGCTTCTTTGCCGAGGACAAAGACGACGAGGTGGACCTTGCCTTCCCGCTGTTCACAGAGGGCAAGTCGGAGTTCATCTCTCTCGATGACCTGAagcgggtggcggcggaggttGGCGAGGATATCCCCGAGGATGTGCTGCAGGAAATCATTCGCGAGTGCGATGTGCTCGATCGCGACGGCCGCATTTCCCGTGAGGAGTTCAACAAGATGTTGAAATCAGACAAGTGA